In Tursiops truncatus isolate mTurTru1 chromosome 9, mTurTru1.mat.Y, whole genome shotgun sequence, a single genomic region encodes these proteins:
- the CHRM2 gene encoding muscarinic acetylcholine receptor M2: MNNSTNSSNNGLALTSPYKTFEVVFIVLVAGSLSLVTIIGNILVMVSIKVNRHLQTVNNYFLFSLACADLIIGVFSMNLYTLYTVIGYWPLGPVVCDLWLALDYVVSNASVMNLLIISFDRYFCVTKPLTYPVKRTTKMAGMMIAAAWVLSFVLWAPAILFWQFIVGVRTVEDGECYIQFFSNAAATFGTAIAAFYLPVIIMTVLYWHISRASKSRIKKDKKEPVASQDPVSPSLVQGRIVKPNNNNMPGSDDGLEHNKIQNGKAPRDAVTENCVQGEEKESSNDSTSVSAVASNMRDDEITQDENTVSTSLGHSKDENSKQTCIKIVTKTQKGDSCTPTNTTVEVVGSSGQNGNEKQSIVARKIVKMTKQPAKKKPPPSREKKVTRTILAILLAFIITWAPYNVMVLINTFCAPCIPNTVWTIGYWLCYINSTINPACYALCNATFKKTFKHLLMCHYKNIGATR; encoded by the coding sequence ATGAATAACTCAACAAACTCCTCTAACAATGGCCTGGCTCTGACCAGTCCTTATAAGACATTTGAAGTGGTTTTTATTGTCCTTGTGGCTGGGTCCCTCAGTTTGGTGACCATTATTGGGAACATCCTGGTCATGGTCTCCATTAAAGTCAACCGCCACCTCCAGACCGTCAACAATTACTTTTTGTTCAGCTTGGCCTGTGCTGACCTCATCATTGGTGTTTTCTCCATGAACCTGTACACCCTTTACACTGTGATTGGCTACTGGCCTTTGGGACCTGTGGTGTGTGACCTTTGGCTAGCCCTGGACTATGTGGTCAGCAACGCCTCAGTAATGAACCTGCTCATCATCAGCTTTGACAGATACTTCTGCGTCACAAAACCGCTCACCTATCCCGTCAAGCGGACCACAAAAATGGCAGGTATGATGATTGCAGCCGCCTGGGTTCTCTCCTTTGTCCTCTGGGCTCCGGCCATTCTCTTCTGGCAGTTCATTGTAGGGGTGAGAACTGTGGAGGATGGGGAGTGCTACATTCAGTTCTTCTCCAATGCTGCTGCCACCTTTGGCACTGCCATTGCAGCTTTCTATCTGCCTGTGATCATCATGACTGTGCTATACTGGCACATATCCCGAGCCAGTAAGAGCAGGATAAAGAAGGACAAAAAGGAGCCTGTGGCCAGCCAAGATCCAGTTTCTCCAAGTCTGGTTCAAGGAAGGATAGTGaagccaaacaacaacaacatgcCTGGCAGTGATGATGGCCTGGAGCACAACAAAATCCAGAACGGCAAAGCTCCCAGAGATGCTGTGACTGAAAACTGTGTCcagggggaggaaaaggaaagctcCAATGATTCCACCTCAGTCAGTGCTGTCGCCTCTAATATGAGAGATGATGAAATAACCCAGGATGAAAACACAGTTTCCACTTCCCTGGGCCACTCCAAAGATGAGAACTCAAAGCAAACATGCATCAAAATCGTCACCAAGACCCAAAAAGGTGACTCATGTACCCCAACTAATACCACCGTGGAGGTAGTTGGTTCTTCAGGtcagaatggaaatgaaaaacagagcatTGTTGCTCGCAAGATTGTAAAGATGACcaagcagcctgcaaaaaagaagCCTCCTCCTTCCCGGGAAAAGAAAGTGACCAGGACGATCTTGGCCATTCTGTTGGCTTTCATCATCACTTGGGCCCCATACAATGTCATGGTGCTCATTAACACCTTCTGTGCACCCTGCATCCCCAACACAGTGTGGACAATTGGTTATTGGCTCTGTTACATCAACAGCACTATCAACCCTGCCTGCTATGCACTTTGTAATGCCACCTTCAAGAAGACCTTTAAACACCTTCTCATGTGTCATTATAAGAACATAGGCGCCACAAGGTAA